One stretch of Scatophagus argus isolate fScaArg1 chromosome 18, fScaArg1.pri, whole genome shotgun sequence DNA includes these proteins:
- the bhlhe22 gene encoding class E basic helix-loop-helix protein 22 translates to MDRRMNLNGSPGDIFHKTLSAVSTKKMDSFRSSAGIELPARDRQSPISCFDQNDPDPIQPGGLAGGRGGPLGLPTGSLCINFSENANRTSVAESSGGEQSPDDDSDGRCDMVLRTVGASKGEGGKKTKEQKILRLNINARERRRMHDLNDALDELRAVIPYAHSPSVRKLSKIATLLLAKNYILMQAQALDEMRRLVAYLNQGQAISAASIPATTALAAPGLSAYEQPPGYPPFPTGVAASSCPDKCALFNNATSSLCKQCTDKP, encoded by the coding sequence ATGGACAGAAGGATGAACTTGAACGGCAGCCCAGgggacatttttcacaaaactCTCAGCGCCGTGTCCACTAAAAAAATGGACTCTTTCAGGTCGTCGGCAGGCATTGAACTACCAGCCAGAGACCGCCAGTCACCGATCAGCTGCTTTGACCAGAACGATCCAGACCCGATTCAGCCGGGTGGACTGGCAGGAGGTAGAGGGGGGCCACTGGGTCTGCCGACCGGATCTTTGTGCATCAATTTCAGTGAGAACGCCAACAGGACCTCGGTGGCGGAGAGCAGCGGCGGAGAGCAGAGTCCCGACGATGACAGCGACGGCAGGTGTGACATGGTCCTTCGGACGGTCGGGGCGTCGAAAGGAGAAGGAGGTAAGAAAaccaaagagcagaaaatacTGAGGCTAAACATCAATGCCCGAGAAAGACGACGGATGCACGATCTGAACGACGCGCTGGATGAGCTCAGAGCGGTCATCCCTTACGCGCACAGCCCGTCAGTGCGGAAACTCTCCAAAATTGCCACTTTGCTGCTCGCAAAAAATTACATCCTCATGCAGGCTCAGGCGCTGGATGAGATGAGGAGGCTAGTGGCGTATCTCAACCAGGGCCAGGCCATCTCTGCTGCCTCGATACCGGCCACCACTGCCCTCGCAGCTCCGGGCTTGAGCGCATACGAGCAGCCGCCTGGATATCCCCCCTTCCCGACCGGAGTGGCTGCGTCTTCCTGCCCCGACAAATGTGCCCTATTCAACAACGCCACCTCCAGCCTCTGCAAACAGTGCACTGACAAGCCTTAA